A stretch of Gemmatimonadota bacterium DNA encodes these proteins:
- a CDS encoding aminoglycoside 3'-phosphotransferase has protein sequence MRSHPPASDRLPAPVQSRLRGYSSDGRNLRTESCSDVFLYTHPLKSGLILKTRDIRLRPQELDLLAETVALTWLQDKLPVPEYRCFQVEGDTQYLLMTQLEGVTGIHPEATGDPAQLVAEFARGLREVHALDIGSCPMDWRMSRFFQWAEGLIESGALDDQLKEGEHRTILLDKLSDIKEAVPEEEDLVFTHGDYCLPNVLFTDGKLTGFIDLGFAGVGDRNLDFVSASWTIQRNLGEEWVDPFFHAYGLEHPDLEKMRAWQSVFEFVFR, from the coding sequence ATGCGTTCCCATCCGCCCGCTTCTGATCGCCTTCCCGCACCCGTCCAGTCCCGCCTGAGGGGCTATTCTTCCGACGGCCGAAACCTCCGGACCGAATCCTGCTCCGACGTATTCCTCTACACGCATCCGCTGAAGAGCGGTCTGATCCTGAAGACGAGGGACATCCGGCTGAGACCACAGGAATTGGACCTGCTGGCGGAGACCGTGGCCCTTACCTGGTTGCAGGACAAACTCCCCGTGCCTGAATACCGGTGTTTTCAAGTGGAAGGCGATACGCAGTACCTGCTCATGACGCAGTTGGAGGGCGTAACGGGGATACATCCGGAAGCGACCGGCGATCCAGCGCAACTCGTGGCGGAATTCGCACGGGGTCTGCGCGAAGTACACGCACTGGATATCGGATCCTGTCCCATGGATTGGCGCATGTCGCGGTTCTTTCAGTGGGCGGAAGGGTTGATCGAAAGCGGTGCGCTGGACGACCAGTTAAAGGAAGGCGAGCACCGAACCATTCTTCTCGACAAACTGTCTGATATAAAGGAGGCCGTTCCCGAGGAGGAAGACCTGGTCTTCACGCACGGCGACTACTGCCTGCCCAACGTCCTGTTCACGGACGGCAAGCTGACCGGATTCATAGACCTTGGTTTCGCGGGTGTCGGCGACCGGAACCTGGATTTCGTGTCCGCGAGCTGGACGATACAGAGAAACCTGGGTGAGGAATGGGTTGACCCGTTCTTCCACGCCTATGGTCTAGAGCATCCCGACCTGGAGAAAATGAGGGCCTGGCAGAGCGTGTTCGAATTTGTTTTTCGATAG
- a CDS encoding methyltransferase domain-containing protein translates to MNRNPSRLLQYQDAYAARFKHRSMAEAYEGRPPYPDETFRILLGLPGVTGGSVLDVGCGTGRIARSLVDHVASVDAVDFSREMIRVGRSQDKGNHPNLNWILGRVEEVELTPGYALVTAGASIHWMDWTVVFPRFREILTPVGYVAIVEGDRPFNAPWREAERELIRQYSTNRHYQQIDLIKELVDRNHLLLAGDRRTVPVGFSQTVEDYVESFHSRESMSREHMGDENASAFDAELSRILADFADNEGVIQFQLQTRVVWGRPLA, encoded by the coding sequence TTGAACCGCAATCCGTCGAGACTGCTACAATACCAGGACGCATACGCCGCCCGCTTCAAACATCGAAGCATGGCGGAAGCATATGAGGGCAGGCCTCCTTATCCGGATGAAACCTTCAGGATACTGCTGGGGTTGCCCGGAGTGACGGGAGGAAGCGTCCTTGACGTTGGGTGCGGTACGGGAAGGATAGCAAGATCGCTCGTCGATCACGTGGCGAGCGTCGACGCGGTCGACTTCTCCCGCGAGATGATCCGCGTGGGCAGGTCGCAGGACAAGGGCAACCATCCCAACCTCAACTGGATTCTGGGCCGGGTCGAAGAGGTCGAGCTGACACCGGGCTACGCATTGGTGACCGCCGGAGCGAGCATCCACTGGATGGACTGGACCGTGGTGTTCCCGAGGTTTCGTGAGATACTGACCCCGGTCGGGTATGTCGCGATCGTTGAAGGAGACCGCCCTTTCAATGCGCCCTGGCGTGAGGCGGAGCGCGAACTCATACGACAGTACTCCACCAATCGTCATTATCAACAGATCGACCTGATCAAGGAGCTTGTGGATCGAAACCATCTGCTCCTGGCCGGAGACAGGAGGACGGTCCCGGTTGGCTTCTCCCAGACGGTTGAAGACTATGTCGAGTCCTTTCATTCGAGGGAGAGTATGTCCAGGGAACACATGGGTGACGAAAACGCCAGTGCCTTCGACGCCGAATTGTCCCGAATCCTCGCAGACTTTGCCGATAACGAAGGGGTTATCCAGTTCCAGCTGCAGACCCGGGTTGTCTGGGGCAGGCCGCTGGCATAG
- a CDS encoding phytanoyl-CoA dioxygenase family protein — translation MTRRRKYTSAEQAATEHTMPDYNYHFDRDDIEAALACLDEYGFCVIRQLIDRDMVAALKDSIDRHLDPEGDLPPASNRYHMAFAEESEPVWDLVDHPAYMGFIRTIHGTDDLCLHRSAAILRTPGESMGRWHQDHRGHIEKPRQANDVLNRYPIPSGCWFYLNGSHPDRSGIAVIEKSHNLEWEGPEGFVMGPDRSGLYPEGGTPETPYDGMSVPGCVPVIADPGDLICFAALTWHANMATRERRYSCGIGFRPRAWRIDAPWPLPASAAALGDRLPDRLKHFTDGYTGFDGEWRAE, via the coding sequence CGATCGAGACGATATAGAGGCGGCCCTGGCCTGCCTGGATGAGTACGGCTTCTGCGTCATCCGGCAGCTGATCGACCGGGACATGGTCGCCGCATTGAAAGATTCCATCGACCGGCACCTGGATCCGGAGGGCGACCTGCCCCCGGCGTCCAACCGGTATCACATGGCCTTCGCCGAGGAAAGCGAACCCGTCTGGGACCTGGTCGACCACCCGGCCTACATGGGATTCATTCGCACTATCCACGGCACCGACGACCTCTGCCTGCATCGCTCCGCGGCCATCCTGCGCACGCCGGGCGAGAGCATGGGACGCTGGCACCAGGATCACCGGGGACATATAGAGAAACCGCGGCAGGCCAATGACGTCCTCAACCGTTATCCCATCCCCAGCGGTTGCTGGTTCTATCTCAACGGAAGCCATCCGGATCGAAGCGGTATTGCGGTCATCGAGAAATCTCATAATCTGGAATGGGAGGGCCCCGAAGGGTTCGTCATGGGACCGGACCGAAGTGGCCTGTACCCGGAGGGCGGTACCCCGGAAACCCCGTACGACGGCATGTCCGTCCCGGGCTGCGTCCCGGTGATTGCCGACCCCGGCGACCTGATCTGCTTCGCCGCGCTCACCTGGCATGCCAACATGGCCACCCGCGAGCGGCGCTACTCCTGCGGCATCGGTTTCCGCCCCAGAGCCTGGCGCATCGACGCGCCGTGGCCTTTGCCTGCTTCCGCCGCCGCCCTCGGCGATCGACTACCGGATCGCCTCAAGCATTTCACCGACGGTTATACGGGTTTCGACGGGGAGTGGAGGGCGGAGTAG
- a CDS encoding HAD family hydrolase, which yields MFFDIGETILDAGSQMDALMDVHRNVLEDFGFPISQDVYRQLDDAMTRSFVPSAMHAITWHFANPDKGLYDDITRKIRSQYDEIRQIENRLYPGVDRLLEMLANDFTLGLAGNAPASVLKSLDVFGVLRWFTHTDISGSIGIKKPDQRFFETILANADTQASESVMIGDRLDNDIIPAKRIGMKTIWIRWGRYSIIEPRTLDEIPDATVADVREVSTALRSWFG from the coding sequence TTGTTCTTCGACATCGGTGAGACCATCCTGGACGCCGGATCACAAATGGACGCGTTGATGGATGTACACCGAAACGTCCTGGAGGACTTTGGCTTTCCCATATCGCAGGACGTATACCGGCAGCTGGATGATGCGATGACCAGGTCATTCGTGCCCAGTGCGATGCATGCGATTACGTGGCATTTTGCGAATCCGGATAAAGGCCTGTATGACGACATAACTCGCAAGATTCGTTCGCAATATGATGAAATCAGGCAGATCGAAAACCGACTCTATCCCGGTGTGGATCGACTGCTTGAGATGTTGGCAAATGATTTCACCCTTGGCCTTGCTGGAAATGCGCCTGCGTCGGTACTGAAATCACTGGATGTATTCGGCGTATTGCGCTGGTTCACACATACCGACATTTCCGGGAGTATTGGAATCAAGAAGCCGGATCAACGGTTCTTTGAGACCATACTAGCGAATGCGGACACGCAAGCGTCTGAATCGGTCATGATCGGCGATCGGCTCGATAACGACATCATACCGGCCAAGCGAATCGGCATGAAGACCATCTGGATTCGGTGGGGGCGTTACAGTATCATAGAACCTCGCACACTGGATGAGATTCCCGATGCGACCGTGGCCGATGTGCGTGAAGTGTCTACCGCACTGCGCTCGTGGTTTGGTTGA
- a CDS encoding inositol monophosphatase has product MNIPHAQVEALLREAADQIVMPLWKNLGREDVTEKSAGDLTTSADTRCEAFLSSHLPGLIEGSLVLGEESVYDDPDLLAALQTDAPVWVIDPLDGTRYFAAGEPKFAVMVCLIQSGVIIGAWILNPIDGQLTSAERGCGAFQGDDRLARESTRLVVDPSPLSLDRARGVAMTWYLPDALKPTADAALDTFLYIERTRCSGYNYPSFAKNELQFLFYYRTLVWDHAPGVLIAQEAGGFVRRLDGTEYSPVDDRKGLLCANNPETWKSVQRTLVPSISVVG; this is encoded by the coding sequence ATGAACATCCCTCACGCCCAGGTCGAGGCCCTTCTTCGCGAGGCGGCCGATCAGATTGTCATGCCGCTCTGGAAGAACCTGGGTCGGGAGGACGTCACCGAGAAGAGCGCGGGCGATTTGACAACGTCGGCCGATACCCGGTGCGAGGCCTTCCTGTCATCTCACCTGCCCGGGTTGATCGAAGGCTCGCTGGTCCTGGGCGAGGAGAGCGTCTATGACGATCCCGACCTGTTGGCCGCACTGCAAACGGACGCGCCCGTCTGGGTAATCGATCCACTGGACGGTACGCGGTACTTCGCGGCGGGCGAGCCAAAGTTTGCTGTCATGGTCTGCCTCATTCAGTCGGGCGTGATCATTGGAGCGTGGATACTCAACCCGATTGACGGCCAGTTGACAAGTGCGGAACGGGGGTGCGGGGCCTTCCAGGGTGATGACCGCCTGGCCCGTGAATCCACGCGCCTGGTCGTCGATCCATCGCCCCTTTCCCTGGATCGCGCCCGCGGCGTGGCCATGACGTGGTACCTACCGGACGCGCTCAAGCCCACCGCCGATGCGGCGCTGGATACCTTCCTGTACATAGAACGCACCCGGTGCTCCGGGTACAACTATCCCTCCTTCGCGAAGAATGAACTGCAGTTCCTGTTCTACTATCGTACCCTGGTGTGGGATCACGCGCCGGGGGTTCTGATCGCGCAGGAGGCGGGCGGCTTCGTGCGAAGACTGGACGGCACCGAGTATTCGCCGGTGGATGACCGCAAGGGGCTGCTGTGCGCAAACAACCCGGAAACGTGGAAATCGGTACAGCGGACGCTGGTGCCGTCAATATCGGTTGTCGGTTAG
- a CDS encoding helix-turn-helix transcriptional regulator, with the protein MSIRNQIRILRFRHGEMTQQQLADLVGVTRQTVNAIEGGKYSPSLEVAFRIAHVFGKPLEEVFQFDDAEPGRRG; encoded by the coding sequence ATGAGCATCCGCAATCAGATCCGGATCCTGCGGTTCCGCCACGGCGAGATGACGCAGCAGCAACTCGCCGACCTGGTCGGTGTCACCCGGCAGACGGTCAACGCGATCGAGGGCGGCAAATACTCGCCTTCGCTCGAAGTCGCGTTCCGGATTGCCCACGTGTTCGGCAAGCCGCTCGAAGAAGTGTTTCAGTTTGACGACGCAGAGCCCGGGCGTCGCGGATAG
- a CDS encoding HAD family hydrolase: protein MERAIIFDFDLTLADSTKGVIECVNFALDGMDLPRADDERIRHTIGLSLKATFQSLTGQKRNEDADVFVSRYVERADQIMADLTVVYDGVQDTTAQLIETGFELGIVSTKFRYRIEDILEREGLSDRFSIIVGGEDVTEHKPHPEGLLTAVSSLRMKTGNVYYVGDSMVDALTAERAGVPFIAVLTGTTFESEFNELPNIAVIDDVSALPGLFDVL, encoded by the coding sequence ATGGAAAGAGCAATCATATTTGATTTCGACCTGACGTTAGCAGATTCGACAAAAGGCGTGATAGAGTGTGTCAATTTCGCGCTGGATGGAATGGATTTGCCCCGGGCTGATGATGAGCGGATCAGGCATACCATCGGTTTGTCATTGAAGGCTACTTTTCAAAGCCTTACAGGACAAAAGCGGAATGAGGACGCCGACGTGTTCGTTAGCCGCTACGTCGAACGAGCTGACCAGATTATGGCCGATCTGACGGTGGTATATGACGGTGTTCAGGACACGACCGCTCAATTGATTGAAACCGGTTTCGAGTTGGGGATCGTGTCGACCAAGTTCCGGTACAGAATAGAAGATATCCTCGAGAGAGAAGGGCTTTCAGATCGCTTCAGCATCATCGTTGGTGGAGAAGATGTAACGGAACACAAGCCGCATCCAGAAGGATTGCTAACTGCTGTGTCCAGCCTGCGAATGAAAACCGGCAATGTGTACTACGTAGGAGACAGTATGGTGGATGCGTTAACGGCCGAAAGGGCTGGAGTACCCTTTATCGCCGTACTGACGGGTACAACGTTTGAAAGTGAATTCAATGAACTTCCCAACATCGCCGTGATCGACGACGTTTCAGCCCTACCCGGTCTTTTCGATGTCCTGTAG